Below is a genomic region from Bacteroidota bacterium.
ACGGGCATCACAAAATTCCCGAACAGGCTCGATATGCGATTCGGCAAAATCTACATTCTCGGTGAGGCCAAAGACTACAAGAACTTCACCGAGGAGGTTCTGCGTGCCATCGACTACGGCGCCACGATCGACTACAAATGGCTTTGGACCAGCGATACCCCAAAGGAAGACGCCAAACGCTTTATGCTCAGCTGCATTCAAGACTATGTCGTGACGCTCTACAATACAGAAAACACCGCGCTACTTGACAATATTGCCCGCATTTCTGAAAGGGTCCTGAAATACGAACCCAACCATATCGAAAGCCTTTCCAATCTCGCCATTACCTTTCTCTACGCAGAAGAATATGACCAAGCACTTGTCCCGTTGCTAAAGGCGCATGCCTTGGTGCCCGATGATTACATTGTGGTAAACAACATTGCCCATTGCTACCGGCTCAAGGGCGACAAGAAAAATGCCATTCGCTACTACAAATTGATGGAGGATTCGGGCGAAGAAGAGTTTCGTGCTGTAGCCAAGGAAAAGCTGAAGGAGTTGAAATGAACGCAAGGCAGATCGTCAAAAGGACGCGAACCTCATGGCGAATTGGTGGCTAACATCATGGGCATCCGGCATATCGCCTTTGATCTGCAGAAGCAGCTGTTTCCCGTCTCCGCGACGGCCATTCGCAGCGACCTTCTGGCCAACTGGGAATATTTGCCCGACAGCGTCAAGCCCTATTTTTGCATCAAAGTGGCGATTCTCGGAACGGAATCCACCGGGAAGACGACTTTGGCGACCGCTTTGGCCAAGCATTATGGTTGTGGATTGGTGTTGGAAGCCGCAAGAGGGATCGTTGAAAATTCGAATGCGTTTTCACTTTCAGACTTGCAATCGGTGGTGACGGCACATACGAGCAATATTCATGCAGCAAGCTGCGGCATCAGCCCTTTGATCGTCATCGACACCAATCTCTACACGACCCTGTCGTATTCCCTGTTTTCGCTGGAGCAGGAATTGCAGGTAAGTGCTTCGGATGTTGCCACGAATAGGGCTGACCTTTGCCTCTATCTCTGCAAGGACGCCCCCTATTTTCAGGATGGAACGAGACTTTCGGAACAAAGTCGAGATCGACTCGATGATTCGCACCGGAAAGTTCTGCGGGAGAAGGGTATTGAATTTGTTGAAATTGATGGCAATTGGAACCAACGTTTTCACCGGTCGACGCAATGGATCGATCAGTTGCTGAAGGAGGCACACCATAGATTTTGACGTCTGAGGACAAATCGCCATCTTGCAGTATGCAATGCCTTGATTGTTGCTGAAAACCCACTAAATAATTGATGATGAATACTTTTACACGTACATTTTTTGGCGCTTTTGCCATTTTCTTTTGCTGGCAAATCAGCCTTCAAGCGCAGGCGGTCCGTCACGATGTGATTCTTGAAGTCGCGACCGGTACTTGGTGCCAATATTGTCCAGGAGCTGCGATGGGCGCTGACGAATTGGCCGCTGCGGGCGCAGCCGTCGGAATTGTCGAGCATCACAACGGCGATGCGTATACGATCCCTGCTTCCGATGGCAGGAACAACTACTATGCTGTGTCGGGCTTCCCTACTGCTTGGTTTGACGGCGCAAACGCTTTGGTAGGTGGCAGCCATACGGTTTCGCTATTCCCATCTTACCAGCAACGCTACAATGCTGCAAAAATCGTCGCCACACCCTTTGAGCTCAGCGGAAGTTGGGTACAAAATGGTGCAAACATCGACATCACGGTCAATGTCGATCAACTGGGAGCTTATTCTGGCTCCAATTTGAGGCTCCAAGCAGCATTGACAGAGTCCAACATCATGGTAAACTGGCAAGGTTTGTCCAAATGCGATTTTGTGAACCGGGCGATGTATCCTGATCACAATGGCACGGCCATCACGACCACCCAAGGTGGACCAACAGTGACACAGACATTCAGCATGGCGATTGACCCGTCTTGGGTGCAGCAGGAAATGCAATTGGTGATTTGGATCGAGAATAGCGTCACCAAGGAAATTTTCAACGGACGGATGATTACCCTTTCGACCGCGGCGCATGCCGTGGATGTCTCCGCCGTGGAAATTGGCAACACCGTTGCCTCACAATCTTGCATCACAAGCATTGCCCCCGAAGTCGTGATCCGCAACATGGGCGCCAATGACCTCACCGCCGCCACGATCACCTATGACATGAACGGTGGCACACCGATGGTCTTCAATTGGACCGGCACGGTACCCTACTTTGCGTATGCCAACGTTACACTTCCTGCGATCTCCTTCGCGCCACAGGCAACCAACACACTGACGGTCACCATTTCTGTTCCTTCCGATTCCAGCATTGGGAATGACGTCGTCACTAAAACCTGGGCCGAGGCAAGCCTCAACAACGCAGGAACCTACATGGTGCGGATCAAACCCGACAATTACGGCTCGGAAATCACTTGGGACATCAAGAACAGTCTCGGTGCAGTCATCGGATCAGGCGGACCCTATACGGATGGAAACCGGATACAAATCAACGTTCCCGTTGCAATTGGAACGAACGATTGCTTCACCTTTTCGATGTATGATTCCTTTGGTGATGGGATCGGGGTGAATCCTGGGGCTGGATGGTTCCGCCTCGAAGGTCCACTTGGCGACACGATTTATGCGGGTGCAGATTACGGGTCGATCGACTTTGTTGATTTCAGAACGGACAGCACCACGATCATTATCGCCAATGCGCCTCGTATCGAAGAGGAAGTCAGCGTTTACCCGAATCCAAGCAACGGCTTGTTTGAAGTAAAGCTGGGAAATGCGCATCCCAACGGGGCCCTTCTCACGGTTTGGAATGCGAATGGCCAGAAAGTTTGGGAATCCAACATCGGCTCCCAAATGGCATCTGTCGATTTGACCAAAATGGCATCCGGGATGTATTTGCTGCGGGTCCTCACCGAAGCGGGATCGACCACCAAAAGACTTCAGAAAAACTGATTCGCATTTGGTCGTATCATAGGTCAAAAATCCGCGAAGGTCTCTGCGCCTTCGCGGATTTTTGTTTGTCAGTGCGTTGGAATTGCCCATTTTTCCCACCCGGCAAGCGTCGAAGGTTAGAACCCAACCTGGAAAAGGGGGGATGAAATGGCGCCCATTCGCTGCTTCAAACCCGTTTTTTGGCGGTTGGCGCGAATAGGCGGTAGTCCGGAGCAAATTTCCTATCTTGGCGTCTTACATGCGCGTGCACCCTTCTGTAGATGGAATGTGCGCTCAAAGGCCGTTAGCGGCCCCGTTTTCGAAAGGCAAAGGAAAAAATGATAGCCCATTCTCACATCGGAAAACTGATGAATAGATTTCTCCTTCTGGTCATTGCACTTGTTTTGTTTGCGTCGGTTGCCCCGGCACAAATCGTCTGTATCTACTGTTTTGACACCAACGACTCGATCAGTTCGAATGTCACGAACCTGATTCAAAACGGCAGCTTTGAAAACCACAACTGTACGCCCAACACCAACGGCAGCTCCTATTGCCCCAATTCGGCGGCTTACCAGTGCAATTTGACCAACTGGACTTGCACTGGCGGCGGATCAGGCACCTACTGCCAGATCTTTACCAGCCTTTATTCTGCCATTCCAGACGGTCTGGGTGCCGCCTACTTTGGCAACAGCTTCTGCAATCCCTGTTCGCAAACGGTCAACGACACCAGTTGCTTTGTCCGTTCAGGTTGTGAAATTTCGGGCATTCCTCCAGGTTTTCCGCAAAACCAGCCCAATTATGGAGGTGCTTTAGGCTTAAGCCTTGACCAAACCGTCACTGGCTTGACCATCGGTGCACGTTACGTCCTTGAGTTCTGGACCGGAGGCGAAGACTTCGGCGTATTCACCGGCGATGGTGTATTCGGATTGGATATCGGATTTGGCTATACCATGCTTGAAACCGTACCGACTGACTTTGGCGACATCGGCAAGCGTTATGTGGTCATTTTTGACGCCACCTCCACGTCCCACAACTTCAAATGGACCAACTGGGGCATATTTGTGGTTCTTGCTCCGAATTGACCCTCGACCATGTGCGTCTCTATCCCGTTTCGCAACTGAATCCGCAAGTCAGTCCATGCGGATTGGCTCCGTATACGGTGACTGCAACAGGAACATCACCCCTCTGCAACAATCAATGTACGGGTACGGCAACTGCCACCCCCAACGGCGGCATTCCACCTTATACTTATGCATGGTCTGGCGGGCAATTGACGCAAGTAGTCACAGGACTTTGCCCTGGCGCCTATGCTGTCACAGTGACCGACAGCACAGGCGCAGCAGCGTCTGATTCGGTTTTTATTACCAATCCGCCAGCATTGACGCTCACGACCACCGCAACTGCAACAAGCTGCAGCACCAACAGTGGCACCGCAACCGCGACAGCGGGCGGCGGAACAGGACTGCTCACTTACCTTTGGAGCCCTGGCGGACAAACCACCGCTACGGCAACCGGGCTTGCAAGCGGCACCTACAACGTCACCGTCACCGATGACAATGGTTGCACCATTACGGGTTCCGCCGTGGTCGGGACACCTCCGGCGGTGCAAGTCACGGCGACCTCCACTCCTGCAAGTTGCACGCTCAACAACGGAACTGCCACCGCCACGCCATCGGGCGGAACCGGACCTTAGCTTAGTGTGGATGCCTGGTGGACAGACCACTGCGACCGCCATTGGGCTTGCAGCCGGTAGCTATTCAGTGACCGTCACCGATGCCAATGGCTGCACAGCAACGGCTTCGACGGTCGTGACTTCGCCCGCTGCGATTCAATTGGCAATGAGCGCAATGGCGACAACTTGTAACCTCGACAATGGTTCGGCTACCGTGAATCCCTCTGGCGGCACGGGTGCGTACACCTATGGGTGGAGCCCTGGGGGTCAAACAACGCAAACAGCAACAAATTTGGCAGCTGGCGGCTATTATGTCACCGTGACAGATGCGCAAGGTTGTACAGGTACCGGGTCCATTACTGTGAATGGAAGCAACGGAGTACAAGCTGCCACGGTTGGCACGCCTTCCTTCTGCGAAGGTGAAGGCGGTGACACGCTCCTCGTCGTAGGCAGCGGTGGCGCTCTACCTTATTATTACACCTGGTGGTGTCAAGCCACCATGGGACCATGCGGATTGGATTCGACCTTTGACGACGACCCCTTGGCCAATCCCGCCGTCAGCGGATGGTATTATGTACAAATCACGGATGGCAACGGTTGCTTGAGCAACATCGATTCGGTTTACCTCACGATTTTGCCCAAACCGATTGTGGATGCAGGTGCTGACCTGATCCTTTGCGGTGATTCTGCGCCCTGTCAGGTTTTGACTCCGACGGTGACAGGTGCTCCGGGGCCGTTTGCCTACCAATGGATTCCTTCGACTGGATTGAACGACGCCTTTATTGCCAATCCTTGCGCACGCCCCGATACGACCACGATTTATGCCTTGGTCGTGGAAGCTGGAAACGGTTGCTCGAGTACTTTCACCACCACCGATACGCTTTCAACGGTCGTGGTGAATGTCAATCCTGTGCCCATCGCGGATGCAGGTCCTGATCAGCATATTTGCTTCGGGGATTCAGCCACATTGGAAGGAATCGGGACGAATGCAGGTCCGCTTTACACCTACGAATGGTCGCCATTCAACGGCCTTTCTGACCCTACCGACCGCATCACCATGGCATCCCCTGCGCTCACGACCACCTATACCTTGGTCGCGACGAGCAACGGTTGCCCAAGTTACGGCGATCAAATGACCTTGTTTGTGCATACGATCCCAACGGTGGATGCCGGTCCTGACCGCGAAATGTGTCTTGGAGACAGCATTCTCATCGATGCAAGTGCAGGTGGCGACTCCACGGCGAGCTACAGCTTCCTTTGGACACCCAACGCCTCGATCACCAATGCAAACTTGGAAGACCCGAGCGTTTGGCCGGTCAGCACCACCATGTATTATGTCGAAGCGATTTCGAACTACGGATGTGGCAGCAGCCGCGACAGCGTTTTGGTGACCTTGTTGCCTTCGCCGATTGCCAATGCAGGCCCCAATGCGACGGTTTGTGCTGGTTCCGACTTCGAATTCCAAGGAAGTTATTCCTATACGACAACGAATCCAGCCAACCCCAGCAATGTCTGGCAATACTGGACACCTGCTGCGGGCATGAGTGATTCGACGTCTTTGACGCCTGTCATTTCTCCGACGGCCTCCGGACTTTATACCCTTACGGTGTATACCGGCCTTTGTCAGACGCAGGACAGCATGATCCTCACCGTGATTCCGGGCATCGGACTCAACGTGGAGGCGGATACGAATGTCATTTGTGAAGGCGATGTGGTTTGGATTCGTGCGACTTCATCGGTTTCGTCGGTCAATTTCCTCTGGTCTCCAACGACGGGCGTGGAGCATCCTGACTCGGGCGTGACGTATTTTGCGCCGACCGATACCACGACCTATACGGTGGTGGCCGAAGGTGCGGGTTGCCTCGACAGCGCCTCGGTGACGATCAATGTCATCCCACGGCCTGACGTGGCATTTTTGAATTCGCAGCCATCGGGTTGTGCGCCGCTGAGTGTCAATTTCTTGCAGGATGTTGCGGATGCGATCTTCCTGACCTGGAATTTTGGGGACGGCACGCCGGTCTCCAACGAAGACAATCCGCTGCATGTGTATGCGCAGCCGGGCACTTACACGGTCACGCTCACGGGCGTGAACATCGGCGGATGTTCTGCATCAACCTCTGGTCAAGCCGTCGTGGTGAGCGACACCTCCCGTGTCGATTTCACCTCCGATCCGAGCTTCCCGGTCGAACTTTCCTTGCCGAATACGATTGTGAAATTCTTCCACGATTCGCCCAATGCCGTCACATTTGATTGGGACTTTGGCGACGGGACGCATTCTGACGAAGCCAATCCGATCCATACGTATTTGCAACCGGGCAATTACAATGTCACTTTGCGCGTGACCAACCGCGATGGTTGTGTTTCGACAGTGGTGGCATCCGTTTGTGATTTTGGTTCCCGGCTTGTTCATCCCCGAACGTCTTCAGCCCCAATGATGACGGTTCCAACGACGAATTCATCGTACAGTACACGGGTTCGCAGCCTTTCAATTTGCAGATCTTCGACCGTTGGGGCGTGAAGCTCTACGAAGGCAACAACAAAAACAAAGGCTGGAAAGGCAACGACACCAAAGGCAATGCCGTGACGGAAGGCGTGTATTTCTATCGCTTGACAATCGGCGACAAGGACTATACGGGGCCGGTGACGATGGTGCGGTGAGAATTGAGAATGAAGAATTGAGAATTGAGAACTGCGAAGCACATCACGTCAGTAAAGCCGGAGTGTTCAGCGAAGCTAATTGAGTGTCGTTGAATGCATTCGTTGCCGATTTCAATTCAGCATTGGTGCTTTTTGCAACTCAAATTTCTGGAGGATGAAATCTTCTTTTGCGCGGCAATTTCAATTGTTCAAAGCGATAATGCTTGCTGCGGGGCTATTTGCGAGTTGCGGCCGGGATCATGCCGAACGCAATGCAGCCTTGGCGATCGCCGATAGTCTGGCAGCTGCGCAGGGCGGGTCTGACGAAATCGACCTAAGTCCCTCCAGTCGTCCACAGGACGTGGCACTTTGTGAGTTATTGGCGGGCTATGAGGCAGAATCCGACCGGAGCATTGTCGATTCATTGCTTTCGAAGGCAGAAGCAAATCCCAACTGCTTTTGTGCGATCGAGGTGTTTAGCCACAAGAATCGGCTGCTCAACAAGATTCCGATTGTCAAGGATCATGTCTCCAATGGTGACTATGTGACGCAAGACACCGATCCGCTGGAATTGGCCATTGCAACTGGCGACTGGGAATTGGTAAAGCTCCTCACGCAGCACGGCGCAAACCTCAACGGCCAAGGAGGTCATCCCAACGTGCTCAATGATGCGATTTTCTCGGACAATTTCGCAGCTGTTGACCAATTGGTGAAGCTCGGTGCTGATCCTCAAAAGGCAAATTTGGCCCATGTGGGAAGCATAAAGATGGCCGAAAAAATGCTTGCTTTAGGTTGTCCTGCAGAAAGCATCGGTCTGCATGCCGCCTTGGTAGGCAGGGACCGCAAGTTGGCAGCCTATCTCATCAGCAAGAATCCAAAGCCCTACGGCACCTTGCAGGGAGATCGCCTGAATTTGAACACCAAGGAAGACTGGGCATTCATGCATTTTCTATTTGAGCAGGACGATGCGCCTGGCGTGGAAATTACCTGGGATGCAAGGAGTTTTACACGACAGGCAATTAGAGACGGGGATTGTCTCAGTATGCAAGCCCTTGCGCAACGTGGTTTGGATATCCGGCATCCTGACAATGATGAGTCCTATATTCGTGACGCCGTTTGGGCAAAGCGGCCGGATATGGTCGAATGTTTGCTTGCCTTGGGCGCGCCTGCCAATCAAACCGGCAGAAACGCCATGGAGTCTGCCATTGAACTTAATTCCATCGAATGCATCAAGATTTTGCTCAAACACAAGGTGAAAGTCGAATCCGGATCTAACCTTGAATTCGCACGGGAGATGGGTGCCAAGGAAGAGGTGTTGGAGTTGCTTGCGGAGTAGGTGGGGACTTGGGGCACACGGAGAATCTCGTGCGGGATTCACAACTTGTTCAGGCAAAAATGCCATGCTCAATGTGAACGAGTTCCGTCATCACCAAATGCCTCCCAAAGGAACAAGCCACCAATTCGATTGGTGCCATCCTCCCCAAAACAAAAGAAGGCGTTTTTAGCCAGATTCTGAGCGTTTCCATGTCACCAAAAACTTCCAAGCCAAACTGCGTCACCTCCACGAGCGCCAGAATTTTCTCTGATTGAATAGGCTCAAAGGTGCGGTTCTCCACCTTGTAACGCTGCAATGACCTTGGTGACAACTCGAGAAAAGATGCCCATTCGACGAAGTCAAATGGTGCTTGGGCTGCGATGAGTTCAAATATGCTGTACGGGATGCCCTGTCGGATCACATGTACGAGAAAGAGCTTGTTTTGGAATATCTCGGTGAATGTTGACTTGTCTGGGTCGATGCCGAAACGTTGGGTTTGTGGCAGCGATTTGGCCAAGGCTTGGAGGGCTTTGTCGAGTTGCGGGGTGGTGGGATTTGGGGGGATTTTCATTGGTGCGTTAAAATTATTTTTAAGTTTAGGTCAAACGAATTGATTATTCAAGGGGAGGTATCACAGATTTTTGAACATCGGTTTGCTGGAAATTCATACCTTGGAGAAGTGTTTCAAATCACTTCCGCCTTTAAATCGAATTAACATGCGTAAATACACAATAGTTGTTGAGAAGATCAATGAGTTCATCTCGGAATTCAACAATCTACTAAAGGAGGAGTACCAAATCGAGGCGTTGGATCTGCAACAGCTTGAAAATGACGCCTATTTCCTTAACTTAAATGGAAAGACATGGGACACTGCCTACTACCCTAGATGTGGTGGACCTGGTGTATATTTTTATTTTGCATCTTCGGTTGACGATCCATCCAAATTAGCCTTGTATGTTGGCAAAGCTTCCAACAATTCCAATTTAGGAAGGCGTATCGACACACATTTCAACTGGAGAATTAAACAGGGAAATCTTGACCAAGAAGGCAAAGATGGCGTTGCATACAGGATTGAAATGATTACAAGCCTGCCAATCGAAAAGAATGACACTGGATTTCTGGCTCCCGCCCTTGAAGAATTTCTGATTTCCAAGTTCAGCAGGCATGGGGAGTTCACTCTTTTTAATAGTCAAGGAACATGATTTCAGCAAAAAAGCGTCCTCATTTGGGAATTTGGTAAAAGTTTGGCAATGACACCTGCAGCTGCCTAACTTGATAGTACCATGTTCATCAAACCTCTAAAGTTGAAACAATAAAATCATATGAAATCCAGCGAAAATAGAATACATGTGTTTGGTATAGGGGGAATGGGATGCAGCACTTTGATGCACTTTCATCGCCAAAACATTGATGCGAAATTTACTTGTATCACATACCGAGATCAACATTCATTTGCTCCAGATATTGCCTATTTTGAGTTTACTCCTCCCGGCACAACCTTTTGGAATATCAAGGGAGTAAAAACCGAAAGGGCAAATTGGGATCAACAGTCTATGCTAACTGATGAAATCAAGAGACTGTTCCAAGATGACTGCCATTACGTACTTCTTTCGGGACTGGGTGATCCCACTGGAGCCTACTTAGCACTAGAACTCACCCATTGGCTTACCGAGGAAGACAAAAAATTCGATGTGATTTGTAGTCTTCCTTTTACATTCGAGAGTCCTGGGAGGACACATGCTGAGCAAACACTTCCAAAGCTTCAGGTGTTTTCAAACGTAAGAAGTCTCGATGGTTCCGGGATTCAAAAGCAGTTTCCTAACCTCATGCTGGATAAAGCGCTCAAGATGGCAGAAGACCGCCTTTTCGAAATGTTCTTGGAAATTATCAGTTCTAAAGCCAATCGCTAGATTTCCGATAGCGCTGCGGAAGCCCCGCCATCCTATCCGCCCCTCTTCCACCACTCCCCAACCGTCCTCGGCACCTCATCTGAAGTGAAATACGCCCGAACAAACGCAAACTGCGCATCCGTCAGGACATAAAAAGTCGCATCGTTTCCTCCACCCATGAGGTAGATTTTCTCATCCGAACCATGCAAAGCCAACTGATCCTTGAGCATTTCAGCGAAGTTCTTGAGTGCGATGGCCCAGATTTTGTTGTCGTTGGGATTTCCGCGGAAGGCATCGTATTGCTTGCCGTTCAAAACGATCGTGTGCAAGGTGATGTCGTCGCTCCAATATTCGTCGGACCATTTCAAGGGAATTCCCAGTTTGTCAAAAATGGGCTTGACTTGCAAGAGGTATTCTTCGAGACCTCCGATTTCAAAGAGGGATTCCGTATCGCAGAAATAATAACGTCCGCATTGTCCGATCAACGTTTCTTCATCCAATTCGGAGGTCAAGAACCGCTGGGATTCATAGCCTTCTGCAATGGCTTCCTTCACGGCTGTTAGGTGTTTGCGGGCGGTGAATGAAAAATAACCTAGCTTTTCCAGTGAATCTAGAAGCTCTGCCTTGGAAAGCGAATCAGAATGCTGCTGTTGCCTGTCCCCTGCAGGTTGCTGTCGTTCAAATTCAGCATCTTCCTCATCATCGAAAGTGTCCATTTTCGTCTTTTGGGCAAGCTGATATCGGTTTACCAGAAATGCCACGACGGCAATTGCAAACAAAATGGGCAACAGAAGCCGGATGTACGTACTCATGAATCGAATTCAACCGTTTGAGTGCAAAAATGAAGAAGATGGCTGCCTAGCAAATCGAAGATCTACCCAGCATTCGATCTGGAAATCTCTGAACGCAATCCTAACCTATCCTTTTTAAGCTACAAAGTCAAATTCCGCCAGAGGCGGGCTGTCGATCGGCGTTTGGCCGGAGGCCAGCGCCTCCTAGATCAGTGTGAGTCCGAGTGTGAGAGACGAGAGAAATAGCCAAGGCTATTTCACCATATCCCTTACCCGAATCTCCTTCACATACTCCTCAAACGGTACCATTTTGTCGACAATTCCGCCGTCCAGACGCAACTCGATGATGCGATTGCTCACGCTGTTCATGATGTGAAAGTCATGCGTGGTGAAGATCATGTTGCCGGTGAATTCCGTCATGCCGTTGCTCAGCGCGATCACGGCTTCCATGTCGAGGTGGTTGGTGGGTTCATCGAGCAGGATGAAGTTGGGGTGGCTGAGCATCACCTTGCTGAGCATACACCTGACTTTTTCGCCGCCGGAGAGTACGCTCACCTTTTTGAGGACTTCTTCGCCTGAAAACAGCATCCGGCCCAAAAAGCCACGGATAAATTGTTCGTCGGTGTCGCGGGTGTATTGCCAGAGCCAATCGACGAGGTTGAGGTCGTTTTTGCCTTCGAAGTATTCGTGGTTTTCGTTGGGGAGGTAGTCCATGGTGATGGTCTGTCCCCATTTGATCGTGCCGGAATCGGGCTCGACTTTGCCGCTCATGACCTCAAAGAATGCGGTCATGTTGGCGCTTTTGTCGCAAACGAGGCCGATTTTGTCGCCCTTGCCGACGGTGAAGCTCACATCCTTGAAGAAGTATTCTCCTTTGTCGTTTTTCTTGCTGAGGTTTTCGACGGTCACGATTTGGCCACCCGGTTCACGCTCAGCCTTGAAGCCGATGTAAGGATACTTCCGGGTACTTGCGCGCATTTCCTCGAAGTCCAGCTTTTCCAGTGCTTTCTTGCGGCTCGTGGCTTGCTTGCTCTTTGAAGCATTGGCGCTGAAGCGGCGCACAAATTCCTGCAATTCGGCCTTGCGGGCCTCCATTTTCTTGTTTTTGTCCGCCAGCTGCCGCTTGATCAATTGGCTGGATTCGTACCAGAAGGTATAGTTGCCGGTAAAAATACGAATCTGCCCGTAGTCAATGTCCACGACGTGGGTACAGACCATGTCGAGGAAATAACGGTCGTGGGAAACGACGATCACGAGGTTCTTAAAGTCGGCGAGGAAGTCGGCAAGCCAAGCAATCGTCTTGGCATCCAAGTCGTTGGTCGGTTCGTCGAGGAGGAGCATGTCGGGATTGCCGAAGAGCGCCTGCGCCAACAAAACCTTCACTTTTTCGGGTCCGCTGAGTTCCTTGACGAGCTTGTGGTGGCTGTTTTCGCGGATGCCCATGTTGCTGAGGAGTTCGGCAGCGTCGTTTTCTGCCGTCCATCCGCCCATTTCCCCGAACTTATTTTCCATGTCGGTGGCGCGCATCATGTCTTCCTCAGTGGCATCGGGATCCATGTAGATGGCTTCCTTTTCACGCATGATGCGGTACATTTCCGCGTGGCCCATGATCACGGTGTTCAGGACCTCCTCCTCTTCGTATTCGAAGTGGTTTTGCTTGAGGATGGCCATTCGTTTGCCCTTGTCGATGGCGATATTGCCACGTGTAGGTCGATTTGGCCGGCAATGATCTTGATCAAGGTGGACTTGCCCGCGCCATTGGCACCGATCACGCCATAGCAATTGCCTTCTACAAATTTGAGGTTGGCCTCGTCAAAGAGGACGCGTTTGCCATACTGAAGCGCGAGATTGGAAACTGTGATCATGCCTTTTAACGAATGAAGATGAACATCAACAGAATACGCCTTTTCGTATTCGGGCTGCAAAGATAGGAAAATCGCGGGGGAAATTTGAATGGAGAATGGAAGTTCAGCGAAGCGAATGGAGAACTGCGCAGCTAATGGACAATGAAGAAACTGGAATGGGTTGTTGCGAATGCTCTTGAGCGCACTTTGATAGGCTGGCTTGAGTCGAGCGGCGGGCAGCTTGCCAAAATGTTCCTAGACAAAAGCATTCATCTCCCTGAATTCCTCCCTTGCAAACGGAAAAACCACAATCTTCCTTATCTTAGAAGTCAATTCCTGTTGCCATGCCGAAACCACTTACTGAACTTGAAACCGAATCCGTCAAAAGAATGCTGGCGAGAATCCAATTCGCAGCACATCTCATGCAAGGAGATGGAAACGACTGGGATACCCCGGTTCCGATCCATCTAGAAAGACCTCTTTCCATTGAACATGATTGGATCTACAATCCTACGGAATTGGCGAGGGTGGGCGCCCATCATTTGGCGATCGCGATTTTCGGAAAAACCCTCCTGCAGGACAAGGAGGCGCAAGCGGCGCTCTTGATTGCAATTTCGGCCCTTTGGTGGGAGGAAAACGATGTCGCAGAAGAATGGGCGTTGCGAAGCTTGAAGAAGTTAGAGGCCGAGATCGCAAATGTGGAGGAGATACCGCTTTGGCATGCACCGGAGCTGGATATCCTTGAACTCGC
It encodes:
- a CDS encoding tetratricopeptide repeat protein — protein: MLIKRSLLLLLMMLALSASGFPQSFFHDFNAAIQKRDTTTCKAILEQWKAEKPEDPERYCSNFNYFATVAKKEILRLDTKPGPSGGEQLVIKEQGKKGETAGYLYGDAYYDPTLLDQGLAHIDTGITKFPNRLDMRFGKIYILGEAKDYKNFTEEVLRAIDYGATIDYKWLWTSDTPKEDAKRFMLSCIQDYVVTLYNTENTALLDNIARISERVLKYEPNHIESLSNLAITFLYAEEYDQALVPLLKAHALVPDDYIVVNNIAHCYRLKGDKKNAIRYYKLMEDSGEEEFRAVAKEKLKELK
- a CDS encoding SprB repeat-containing protein, with product MDQLGHICGSCSELTLDHVRLYPVSQLNPQVSPCGLAPYTVTATGTSPLCNNQCTGTATATPNGGIPPYTYAWSGGQLTQVVTGLCPGAYAVTVTDSTGAAASDSVFITNPPALTLTTTATATSCSTNSGTATATAGGGTGLLTYLWSPGGQTTATATGLASGTYNVTVTDDNGCTITGSAVVGTPPAVQVTATSTPASCTLNNGTATATPSGGTGP
- a CDS encoding T9SS type A sorting domain-containing protein produces the protein MNTFTRTFFGAFAIFFCWQISLQAQAVRHDVILEVATGTWCQYCPGAAMGADELAAAGAAVGIVEHHNGDAYTIPASDGRNNYYAVSGFPTAWFDGANALVGGSHTVSLFPSYQQRYNAAKIVATPFELSGSWVQNGANIDITVNVDQLGAYSGSNLRLQAALTESNIMVNWQGLSKCDFVNRAMYPDHNGTAITTTQGGPTVTQTFSMAIDPSWVQQEMQLVIWIENSVTKEIFNGRMITLSTAAHAVDVSAVEIGNTVASQSCITSIAPEVVIRNMGANDLTAATITYDMNGGTPMVFNWTGTVPYFAYANVTLPAISFAPQATNTLTVTISVPSDSSIGNDVVTKTWAEASLNNAGTYMVRIKPDNYGSEITWDIKNSLGAVIGSGGPYTDGNRIQINVPVAIGTNDCFTFSMYDSFGDGIGVNPGAGWFRLEGPLGDTIYAGADYGSIDFVDFRTDSTTIIIANAPRIEEEVSVYPNPSNGLFEVKLGNAHPNGALLTVWNANGQKVWESNIGSQMASVDLTKMASGMYLLRVLTEAGSTTKRLQKN
- a CDS encoding AAA family ATPase, which codes for MANIMGIRHIAFDLQKQLFPVSATAIRSDLLANWEYLPDSVKPYFCIKVAILGTESTGKTTLATALAKHYGCGLVLEAARGIVENSNAFSLSDLQSVVTAHTSNIHAASCGISPLIVIDTNLYTTLSYSLFSLEQELQVSASDVATNRADLCLYLCKDAPYFQDGTRLSEQSRDRLDDSHRKVLREKGIEFVEIDGNWNQRFHRSTQWIDQLLKEAHHRF